The following DNA comes from Watersipora subatra chromosome 8, tzWatSuba1.1, whole genome shotgun sequence.
aaaaatgattgtttttaaatttacaattaagTTCAACAAAATAATGATTAAATTTTTGAAGAAGGTTTATATGCCCAGGAATTTTTTGTTCAACTTTAACAAGGACTAAAATATGAAACTCGAGTGAATTGAATTTTGTTTTTTCGGAAGCGTTTGCTTaagaaattttattatttaaaccaCCTATTCTCCATTACAATCAAAGTATCAAATTATAATCCAGTATTTAACTAAATTGTATGCAAAATTTTATCTTAGATTATGGGAATTCTGTAAATACCCACTAATGGAACAATCTAGAACTATTACAAAGTTTTTTAGTATTATCATTGAGACAGGAGCCTGAATATTTTTAGATGAGAGttttttataaagtttagcTGTATTTGCCGTTAAACACAGTTTTGCACAATACTGTGCTACTAAGTTATGTTCAAAGTGCACTCTTTCAAAAGTTAGGCTTAACACAAAATCCTTTTTAATAATACTCAAccgtaataataaattaaaacaagttAAACATAACATTTGTGGTCAATTAAAGCACTTGTATGATTGTAGTTAAAAATCCAGTCAGCGATGATCAGCAGTCAAAATGAATATGCAGTGGTATCATTTGTTTAACTGTATTTGCacaagaaataaaaacaatttttctctCTCATATAGATTAGAAAGCTTGAAAGaacataaacaatataaatgtgtttttttcataaattttattacagatttggCGGTATAAAAGGAGATTGTCCAGTATGATCACTATGTAGCTGACAAAACACAACTGGGCTTtcttaaattaaaacaaataggACAAATTAAAGCTAATATGTCTTGCTGAGCATTGATAGGGTGACTTCTGGCTCAATAGCCAATTTAACAAAACTGCTAATAAGCTATATAGAGCATAAAAGCTATACAGCTGATATGCTAACTAAAGCAATAACCATTGTTGAACACCAAACAATGTTTGTCACTTCTTTGGTATTCTTTTGATGTTGTCTGTTACTGATTACCAGTAATTTGTTCTGCTACTTCCTTGAGAGAGATACTTTCTCCAGGCGTTGGGATCAACTGTGTAAGAGACAGCTCCACCGCTGGAAGAACCTGAATCGTTGTTTCCATTGCCATTTCCTgtaaaaaaacacaaataatTAATACAATTAACACCTTTAACAAGTAGCATGATGACTTTGTCATTCTAGCATATTGAAGATGTTAtcaatttttagaaaaaaaaatagattcaaatttaaatcaatttcagtcaaaaaacaactgtaaagtctAAAATCAGTAAATTGGTAGCAAACTTCCAATTTTGGAGTTTGTTGATCTCAGATAAAGCTttgttaaaattgaataaaataaagcTTGCTAgttataaaaatgatattttataaaactgGTTTATTCCCTAGCGATTTCAGAAAAGAAGGTCTTGTTTGATAGCTTACCACTGCCATTGTTGGAACCAACGTTGCCATTTCCGTTGTTGACACCGTTACCAGTGCCAACATTTCCGTTTCCATTTCCTTGTCCGTTACCATTACCAGCATTGTTGTTACCATTTCCGACACCATTATTTGACCCTTCATTGGCATTTCCATTGTCTGTAGAttaaaaaaagaagaaaattgaAACCATGGTAAATAGGAACATGGACTTGAGAAAAGCACAAACTTAGCAacgttttcaaagtttttttgctcTAACAAGTTTTTGATTACTCACCATTTCCATTGTTCTGCCCATCATTGTTATTACCATTTCCTACTCCATTACCATCTCCATTGTTTACATTTCCGTTgcctaaaataaaaatagcaatgtaaaaataataattttcaaatttgaatttttgaatCCACTCTTAGTTCCTAAATACATCTTTGTAGCGTTTTCTCAATATGTTGCACTATGGTAGGTTCCATACAAATATGCTACATAGATATATCTTCATTGCTACAAATGACTCAAGCGAGTTAAAAGCTAATAACTGAATGCTTTAAGCAAAGTCAGGTAAAAGTATAACATGAAATAGCTCCTTACCTGCACCATTGTTAGAACCAATGTTTTCATTTCCGTTATCTTGTCCATTATTGCTGCCATCATTTACATTTCCATTATATACTCCATTGCCATCTCCTTCGTTGTTGTTACCTGTAAAGGAAAGAATAGGTTATAAGATTGAAAACATACTACAActttataaaaatagaaaattgcatattattatgaaagcctgTGACAAACACAAGTTCTCCAATATCCACTTACCATTTCCAACTCCGTTGTTGTTTCCAAGGTTAGCATTGCCATTCTCTCCTCCATTGTTGCTGCCAATGTTTTGGTTTCCATTTTCTCCTCCATTTCCGCTTCCAACGTTTACATTTCCGTTGTCAACACCATTGTTGTTTCCAAGGTTATTGTTACCATTATCTACACCGTTGCCATTTCCAGTGTTGTCATTTCCTATAAAAATACAgatatcaaaattaaattgggAAAAAATAGGTAAAAACCAACATAGAGTTTTTGCTAGTAGTTTTGCTGATATTAACTGGTTGACTGAAACCTTTTCATACAGATTACTCACCATTATCTAGCCCATTTTTGTTTCCATCATTGATGTTTCCATTGTCCTGTCCGTTACCATTGCCTTCGTTAAAGTTACCATTGTTGCCACCATTGTCTGAGCCATTGTTGTCATTTCCATTGCCAACACCTATGAAACATTAACAGAAATAATGATAACGGGATAACTTGTAATACCATTTCAAATGAAATAACAATAGATCATCTAAATTTAAGGTTTGAAAAGTAGttgattgtttttgttttctctttttcaTATActtaaaatgtatattttatcGCATTGTAAATTTAATTATAGAAGGAAACCATGAGTTAAGGTTCAAATTCACAATTGATGGACCGtgttaaaaattagtttttgaaaaatcaaaaaacctactgtattGGATGTTATTTCAGTCTTCTAATATGAGCCACTTCAAATGAGCTTCCCATAAAGGCTGACCAAAAATAATCGATGTTGTAGATTTTGAAAGCTACTTCTATAGATTATTACATTTTTTGTGAATTTTATTATGtaatgttttatggtattcaCGCTTCATGAAATCCAGATGCTAACTCCTTACCATTAGCATCTCCTGCATTTCCATTTCCGTTCTCATTTCCATTGTTGCTTCCGTAGTTACCATTACCGTTGATTTCACCATTGCTGTTACCAGTGttatcatttccattcaaaccTCCATTATAGTTTCCAGAGTTGCTGTTTCCATTGATTCCTCCATTTCCATTTCCACTGTTTCCATTTCCTACAAAAAATACATAGCAATACTGACTAACTGGTAATATGATTATTAATTTGTAATAACACCTTCTGCATAACTTGCTGGAAACAGATTCCttccttctctctctcactctatATTTCTCTCGCAGTCAATCAGTCAACCTTTTCGATAATGGCTTTCTTATGTTCCAGGCTTTATCACTGACTTCCAGATTTATTATTATGGTTCAAACTTACCATTAGCAACTCCATTGCTATTGCCAGAGTTTCCATTTCCATTTTCTCCACCATTGTTGGAGCCAGTGTTGCTGTTACCGCTTCCTGCACCATTTCCATTTCCACTGTTGGAATTTCCAATATCATTACCATTGTTGTTTCCGTTATTTTTGTTGCCATTTCCAACTCCGTTAGAATCACCACTGTTGCTGTTTCCACCGTTGTTGCCATTGTTGTTACCGCTGTTGCTGTTACCGCTATCAACACCGTTGTTGCTTCCGGCATTGTCTGCAATTTAAACATAGCTGTCTAATATCAAGCCAGAAACCATATCAGTGAGTTGTGATAGTTATCATATTGACTAAACAAACACAACTGTCAAATATTTGCTTACAATTTTCAACTGCAAGGTAAATGAAATACACGCAAATAAACAGACAGTTGTCATATGATGGGGTACTTACTGTTTCCAACAAAATTTCCATTGTCAGAGCCACTGTTTCCATTTCCCGCTGTCACACCATTGCCGCTGCCACTGTTTGAATTTCCAACATTATTCCCATTACCACTTCCACTGTTGGAGTTACCACTGTTGGCGCCATTAGAATCGCCAATGTTGCTACCTCCATTTCCGTTTCCTGTcgcaattgaaaatgaaaaacgttattttaaaaacagcattCCCTATTTCAGTTTACCATCAAAAATAGCTTATTGAGTTTTATCTATGCTGAGAAAGAGGAATCGCCACTCTTACCATTGTAGTCACCGCTGTTGCCATTTCCATTTGACCTTCCATTTTGATTTCCTTCGTTGTTCCCTCCGTTATTACTTCCATTAGCATCACCGTTGTTGCTGAAACCAATAGATAACATCATttaaattgcaatgaaagtgTGTCACACTTTTCACTACTACAGTTATCACCAACAAAAGCATTGTTCAATTAAAGAATTTGACAGTCAAAAAATCATCATAAATCTATTGGTATTGACTCACCTATTTCCGTTAATGGCGCCATTGCCATCTCCACCATTGTTTGAACCATTTCCATTGCCATTGCCATCTCCAGAGTTTCCATTTCCATTGTCATGGCCATTGTTGTTACCAGTGTTGCTGTTACCATTGTTGTTTCCATTAGAAGATCCTACATTGGAGTTACCGTTGGTGCCACCATTGTCATTTCCAAGGTTGGACAGTCCATTGGCATTACCATTGCCGTCACCGTTGTTGCTGTTTCCATTTCCAACACCATTGTTGTTGCCAATGTTTCCATCTCCATTTACATTACCATTGCTAGTTCCATTGTTTTCTGcacaaaaatgcaaaatattataAAGTTTAAATAGCATAAAATAGTAATTCCATAAATATGtttagtaattttacaataCTGATAGCAAAAACCTAATTTCTGTCTCATGGAGTACTTACTGTTTCCGTTGTTGTTTCCATTTCCACTTCCTGAGTTTTCCAGTCCATTAAAGTTGCCATTTTCATCTCCTCTGTTTAGGTTACCATTACTATTACCATTCTGATCTCCACTGTTGCTGTTACCATTGGAGTTACCATTACCAGCTCCAAAGTTTTCATTTCCATTAGCGTTGCCATTTGCGTCTCCCTTGTTGCCATTTCCATTGGTATTGCCCTGGTTTTTGCCATCATTCCCTAAAGCCGGAAAGGTTATTTCACAATGCTGTGGTACAGACTGACACAGCAGTATATTGCTAtgcatgtttttcatagtttCATCATAGACTCAGATACCAAAGTGCAATAATTTGCATTATTCAAATGATGATACTCATGTCCGACTCAATATAACTCATTAGCAGTTCAAATCGGTACATTTATGATTCAGAGAACCCATCAAGTAGCCAATAAcgtcataaaatattttaaacagttCCAAAGCTAAAAAAAAATAAGGATTTGTCTTTTAAGCATAAGATaagattaatttttatattatgttgaCAAAAACTATAAAATCGTTAAAGTCGTAACTTCAAAAATTTGTTTGGCTATCAGCCAGGTTACGATTAGGAATTTTTTTGTTCTGTACTGCTAAAAAAATCTGTTTAGCATTTCACAATATGTTCAATCATTAATAGAAGATACTTACCATTTCCATTGGCATTTCCATTGAGGTCTCCCATGTTCATGTTACCATTGTTGTTTCCATTGACATCTCCAGCATTAGCATTGCCATTCTCATTTCCATTCTCAACTCCCTCATCATGGTTTCCATTGAAGTTACCATTGTATGTACCATTGTTGGAATTTCCATTTCTGTTACCGGTGTCATGGCCATTATTTCTAAAGAAATATTAGAGTAATTAAATCTTATATCAtatttatatcttatatattatatataggtgTCTTGGTGATGGTAAGAATGATAACTGATGATGAATTATAAATGAACTTTGTAAAACTTACCCATTACCATTAACGTTTCCATTATCTGCTCCATTGTTTCCATTTCCGTTTACATTACCAATTCCACTTCCAGTATTGCTGTAATAGTGAATTATTTAACATAAGTGAAAGTTTTCAGCCATGTTACTTGTTTTTGCAAAACAGATTCACAACTTTAAAACATATGAGTTAAGATTTATATAGCTCTTACTTGTTGCCATTGACATTTCCATTTGAGACGCCATTGTTACCATTTCCATTCTGAGTTCCTCTTGTGTTTCCTGgaaaaatatgttaataaattaGTTTCTTTTAATAAATTCTATGACTCTATTgcaaattaattaaaatgataAAGCTACAGCTAATGGGCAACACTTACATTTGAACTGTTAAGACAAATAGTTGTAACCTACTACATCTATCAATATGCTCAATATTGTTTATAATTTCTACAGAACCTCATCAGACAATGTTCACGAACCCTTGGTTGCCTCTCAGCTAAAGTAACTACTTCTGATGGTGTGTAACTACTCTACTCACCAACACCATTATTGTTTCCATTGTCTGATCCAGATTGAGTTGGATCCCAAGCTCTGTAGTTATTCTGTATAGCATCAGCTCTTTCTCTCCAGTTGATATTCATTGCTTGTGATACGACTAACACGGTGGTAAGGGCGCATATAA
Coding sequences within:
- the LOC137402865 gene encoding putative uncharacterized protein DDB_G0286901; this translates as MARFAHIICALTTVLVVSQAMNINWRERADAIQNNYRAWDPTQSGSDNGNNNGVGNTRGTQNGNGNNGVSNGNVNGNNNTGSGIGNVNGNGNNGADNGNVNGNGNNGHDTGNRNGNSNNGTYNGNFNGNHDEGVENGNENGNANAGDVNGNNNGNMNMGDLNGNANGNGNDGKNQGNTNGNGNKGDANGNANGNENFGAGNGNSNGNSNSGDQNGNSNGNLNRGDENGNFNGLENSGSGNGNNNGNKNNGTSNGNVNGDGNIGNNNGVGNGNSNNGDGNGNANGLSNLGNDNGGTNGNSNVGSSNGNNNGNSNTGNNNGHDNGNGNSGDGNGNGNGSNNGGDGNGAINGNSNNGDANGSNNGGNNEGNQNGRSNGNGNSGDYNGNGNGGSNIGDSNGANSGNSNSGSGNGNNVGNSNSGSGNGVTAGNGNSGSDNGNFVGNNNAGSNNGVDSGNSNSGNNNGNNGGNSNSGDSNGVGNGNKNNGNNNGNDIGNSNSGNGNGAGSGNSNTGSNNGGENGNGNSGNSNGVANGNGNSGNGNGGINGNSNSGNYNGGLNGNDNTGNSNGEINGNGNYGSNNGNENGNGNAGDANGVGNGNDNNGSDNGGNNGNFNEGNGNGQDNGNINDGNKNGLDNGNDNTGNGNGVDNGNNNLGNNNGVDNGNVNVGSGNGGENGNQNIGSNNGGENGNANLGNNNGVGNGNNNEGDGNGVYNGNVNDGSNNGQDNGNENIGSNNGAGNGNVNNGDGNGVGNGNNNDGQNNGNDNGNANEGSNNGVGNGNNNAGNGNGQGNGNGNVGTGNGVNNGNGNVGSNNGSGNGNGNNDSGSSSGGAVSYTVDPNAWRKYLSQGSSRTNYW